A genomic window from Candidatus Methylacidiphilum fumarolicum includes:
- the bioD gene encoding dethiobiotin synthase, which yields MTVFITGTDTGVGKTAFSYELVKYWRTKGYDAIGLKPISTGGREDAIKLWEASDRRTSLDNLNPFYFPEPMAPAIAAELEGKFIHLMDVQKAIVHMVGSFSHVAIEGIGGWLTPLSRKWLLRDLVQILHCPVVIVAHTRLGYLNHTFLTIENILAADISIKGLILNQYASLGVVPMAIELIETRYNIPIALIDDFGKSPFRCPQWLEDAASNSL from the coding sequence ATGACTGTTTTTATAACAGGAACAGATACTGGGGTAGGGAAAACAGCCTTTAGCTATGAGCTTGTGAAATATTGGAGAACAAAAGGATACGATGCCATTGGCTTAAAACCTATTTCTACTGGTGGAAGAGAGGATGCTATAAAACTTTGGGAAGCATCCGACAGAAGAACCAGTTTAGACAACCTAAATCCATTTTATTTTCCTGAGCCTATGGCGCCTGCAATTGCTGCAGAACTAGAAGGAAAATTCATCCATCTTATGGACGTGCAAAAAGCAATTGTTCACATGGTGGGGAGCTTTAGTCATGTTGCTATTGAAGGGATAGGAGGATGGTTGACCCCACTTTCACGAAAATGGCTTTTAAGAGACCTCGTTCAAATTCTCCACTGTCCTGTTGTTATTGTTGCACATACCCGACTTGGATATCTTAACCATACATTTCTTACAATCGAAAACATCCTAGCCGCAGATATTTCTATCAAGGGCCTTATATTGAACCAATATGCTTCTTTGGGCGTTGTTCCAATGGCGATAGAACTTATTGAAACAAGATATAATATCCCAATAGCCCTAATAGATGATTTTGGAAAAAGTCCCTTTCGTTGCCCTCAATGGTTAGAAGATGCTGCTTCTAATTCTTTGTAA
- the tnpA gene encoding IS200/IS605 family transposase translates to MIGQVRLHVLHHCVYALHYHFVLVTKYRRKALTRPMLDRLRAIAEMRWEGWGGQLLECNGESDHVHLLVALPPNLGLSRFVNNLKTTSSRLLRREFATTVARFYRKAVLWSRSYCVITCGGAPLTVLKQYIERQETPE, encoded by the coding sequence ATGATAGGTCAAGTGCGTTTGCACGTTCTGCATCACTGCGTTTACGCGCTGCACTACCATTTCGTTCTTGTCACAAAATACCGCCGCAAGGCGCTCACCCGCCCCATGCTTGACCGGTTGCGTGCTATTGCGGAAATGCGCTGGGAGGGATGGGGCGGACAGCTGCTTGAGTGCAACGGAGAATCTGACCACGTTCACTTGCTGGTTGCGTTGCCACCAAATCTTGGACTCAGCCGCTTCGTGAACAATCTCAAGACAACTTCTTCCAGGCTTCTCCGCAGAGAGTTTGCCACAACGGTCGCCCGTTTCTATCGTAAGGCAGTTCTTTGGAGCCGTTCCTATTGCGTTATCACGTGCGGGGGCGCCCCATTAACCGTCCTCAAACAGTACATCGAACGGCAAGAAACGCCGGAATAG
- a CDS encoding RNA-guided endonuclease InsQ/TnpB family protein, translating into MMNASPAGLPVLGPVERKVTYRLYPSKTVREELFRTRWVHCFLWNLALEERRRAWKEEKRSIGFAEQCRWLTELRSCSALLSSINAQSAQVTLKRLDLAFQAFFRRIRQGEKPGFPRFKHPGRFSGFGFKQHEGDWRLIARERSAHLKLRLSGIGEIPIRGKARTPGEPRTCEIFLSGGRWHASVTMRCRPAREHGCGAEAFDLGTERFLTSARLEPGKSEPVVFEVANPRHLRKALKKLRKLGRTISRKMEAAIRKHGKRKGFRISKRLRKQYELLARMHAKVANVRKDFLHKQSAAMVRRSGLLITEELEPKRMTASARGSQKKPGKRVRQKAGLNREMLDASFGAFGAMVGYKAEEAGIGYLEAQARTLKPSQRCHRCGGVVEKTLGDRWHECACGASCHRDENSALGLLDWGLAKWEKDHGFAFPGPKVDGNGKEWTGTDPCVEREALAGWNLAAGWKSGAMHTPVKLTAGKRETPSQSR; encoded by the coding sequence ATGATGAACGCATCACCCGCTGGTCTTCCCGTTCTGGGCCCGGTCGAGCGCAAGGTCACCTACCGGCTCTATCCATCCAAGACCGTCCGGGAGGAGCTTTTCCGGACTCGCTGGGTCCATTGCTTCCTCTGGAACCTGGCGCTCGAGGAGCGCAGGCGGGCGTGGAAGGAGGAAAAGCGAAGCATCGGTTTCGCCGAGCAGTGCCGATGGCTAACCGAGCTCCGTTCCTGCAGCGCGCTTCTCTCCTCGATCAATGCTCAATCCGCCCAGGTAACGCTCAAGAGGTTGGATCTCGCCTTTCAGGCGTTCTTCCGCCGCATCCGGCAAGGCGAAAAGCCGGGATTCCCGCGTTTCAAGCATCCAGGGCGATTCAGCGGTTTCGGCTTCAAGCAGCACGAAGGTGACTGGCGGCTGATCGCCAGAGAGCGAAGCGCTCACCTGAAGCTTCGTCTCTCCGGCATTGGGGAGATCCCGATCCGGGGCAAGGCCCGTACTCCCGGAGAACCCAGGACATGCGAGATCTTTCTTTCCGGCGGCCGATGGCATGCGTCGGTCACGATGCGCTGCCGACCGGCGCGGGAGCATGGCTGTGGAGCCGAGGCTTTCGACCTGGGCACGGAGCGGTTCCTGACCAGCGCCAGGTTGGAGCCGGGAAAGAGCGAGCCGGTCGTTTTTGAGGTCGCCAATCCGCGCCATCTGCGCAAGGCGCTTAAGAAGCTCAGGAAGCTCGGGAGAACGATCTCCCGCAAGATGGAGGCGGCGATCCGCAAGCACGGGAAACGGAAGGGATTTCGCATTTCCAAGAGGTTGCGCAAGCAGTACGAGCTGCTCGCCCGGATGCACGCCAAGGTGGCGAACGTCAGGAAGGATTTCCTGCACAAGCAGAGCGCCGCCATGGTGAGACGCAGCGGACTGTTGATCACGGAGGAGCTGGAGCCGAAAAGGATGACGGCTTCGGCCCGAGGCAGCCAGAAAAAGCCCGGGAAACGTGTGCGGCAAAAAGCCGGGCTGAATCGAGAGATGTTGGACGCATCGTTCGGAGCTTTCGGGGCGATGGTCGGATACAAAGCGGAAGAGGCTGGTATCGGATACCTGGAAGCACAGGCGAGGACGTTGAAGCCAAGCCAGAGATGCCACCGATGCGGCGGCGTCGTGGAAAAGACCCTCGGCGACCGGTGGCATGAGTGCGCATGCGGAGCGTCCTGCCATCGGGACGAGAACTCGGCGCTCGGGCTTCTCGACTGGGGCTTGGCGAAGTGGGAGAAGGACCACGGCTTCGCCTTTCCGGGGCCGAAGGTAGATGGAAACGGAAAGGAATGGACGGGAACCGATCCATGCGTGGAGCGGGAAGCTCTGGCCGGATGGAACCTCGCTGCGGGCTGGAAGTCCGGGGCGATGCATACTCCGGTGAAACTGACCGCAGGGAAGCGCGAAACTCCATCACAGAGCCGTTAG
- a CDS encoding zinc ribbon domain-containing protein, with product MALWLCPKCGYVHPKNRKGDRFVCRHCGHISDTDKVGAYNLKKRIGDPEIGLWMPRERLHAILVERLSRRSGKPSNWNPEEGNRPGADNSRQWRTAADGLEAGAIAIVTCRRASESSTAGSLTPRRFPRRTKRSWQYRGDSGQNQGEKNELRSGLSRSRVCF from the coding sequence ATAGCACTCTGGCTTTGTCCGAAGTGTGGTTATGTCCATCCGAAGAACCGCAAGGGGGACAGGTTTGTTTGCCGACATTGTGGGCATATAAGTGATACGGACAAGGTAGGCGCATACAACCTTAAGAAAAGGATCGGAGATCCGGAAATAGGCCTGTGGATGCCGCGGGAACGGCTGCATGCGATCCTTGTGGAGAGGTTATCCCGCAGAAGCGGGAAACCGTCCAATTGGAATCCTGAGGAGGGGAACAGGCCTGGGGCGGATAACTCCAGGCAATGGCGGACCGCAGCAGATGGACTCGAAGCGGGAGCAATAGCTATAGTGACTTGTAGGAGAGCCAGTGAGTCGTCCACTGCTGGCTCATTAACACCACGCCGCTTCCCCCGGAGAACGAAACGGTCTTGGCAATACCGAGGGGACTCGGGGCAAAACCAAGGCGAAAAGAACGAACTTAGGTCCGGCCTAAGCAGGTCCCGAGTATGTTTTTAG
- the pdxH gene encoding pyridoxamine 5'-phosphate oxidase produces the protein MRIMYLKEKQRDYFGTALSMEELDPNPLRQFIKWYEVALETEPLEPNAVALATSNNQGEMKVRFVLIKAIDDKGFLFFTNYLSIKGKHLEENPKASFACYWPTLYRQICVSGICEKTSYELSLRYFRTRPFLSQIAAYTSPQSQPIPTDRTYMETLFDQNRTKYASLTVPMPDNWGGYRLIPEKIEFWQGRENRFHDRFLYSKEASGQWKIERLAP, from the coding sequence ATGAGAATCATGTACCTTAAAGAAAAACAAAGAGACTATTTTGGAACGGCTCTCTCTATGGAAGAATTAGATCCAAATCCCTTGCGACAGTTCATCAAATGGTACGAAGTTGCCCTAGAAACCGAACCCCTTGAACCAAATGCGGTAGCGTTAGCTACTTCAAACAATCAAGGGGAAATGAAAGTTCGCTTCGTTTTAATCAAAGCAATTGATGACAAAGGCTTTCTTTTTTTTACAAATTACTTAAGCATCAAGGGCAAACATCTTGAAGAAAATCCAAAAGCCTCTTTTGCTTGTTATTGGCCAACCCTTTATAGACAAATTTGCGTCAGTGGGATCTGTGAAAAAACCAGCTATGAATTGTCCCTTCGTTATTTCCGAACGCGTCCTTTCTTAAGTCAAATTGCTGCATATACTTCTCCACAAAGTCAACCCATTCCAACGGATAGAACTTATATGGAAACTCTTTTCGATCAAAATAGAACCAAATACGCCTCCCTAACCGTTCCTATGCCTGATAATTGGGGAGGATACCGACTGATTCCTGAAAAAATAGAATTTTGGCAAGGCAGAGAAAATCGTTTCCATGACCGTTTTCTTTATTCCAAAGAAGCTTCGGGCCAATGGAAAATTGAACGACTGGCTCCTTAG
- a CDS encoding ferredoxin: MADRNNKYPGNVFGKYYVDTQCIDCDLCRETAPANFKRNDDGGHSYVYKQPQTPEEEEQCREAKEGCPVEAIGDDGDLDVMEVEVGRSTES, from the coding sequence ATGGCTGATAGAAATAATAAATATCCAGGAAACGTTTTTGGAAAATATTACGTCGATACGCAATGTATAGATTGCGATTTATGTAGGGAGACGGCCCCTGCAAATTTCAAAAGAAACGATGATGGTGGCCATTCCTATGTTTACAAGCAGCCTCAGACACCGGAAGAAGAAGAACAATGCAGGGAAGCTAAAGAAGGCTGCCCAGTGGAAGCCATTGGAGATGACGGAGATCTCGATGTCATGGAGGTAGAAGTAGGAAGATCGACTGAATCTTAA
- a CDS encoding c-type cytochrome, producing MKRKFYKALVLGISSLFFSTSLFAQDIMKDGKKFYEMNCAACHQPTGTGVPGVYPPLSGTKIVNGGSKRVVAIILNGLQGPFKVDGTQYNGVMQPWKAILSDDRIAAVATYIRQSWGNKGTPVTVEQVKAAREEYKGRTAPLSEADVNAIPDEDIKP from the coding sequence ATGAAAAGAAAATTTTACAAAGCACTTGTTCTAGGAATTTCCTCTCTTTTTTTCTCAACTTCTCTTTTTGCTCAAGACATAATGAAAGATGGAAAGAAGTTTTATGAAATGAATTGTGCGGCTTGCCATCAACCAACGGGTACTGGTGTACCTGGGGTTTATCCACCTTTATCCGGAACAAAAATCGTTAATGGTGGCTCAAAAAGAGTTGTTGCTATTATTTTAAATGGCTTGCAAGGGCCCTTTAAGGTCGATGGTACGCAATACAACGGAGTGATGCAACCCTGGAAAGCCATATTATCTGACGATCGGATTGCTGCGGTGGCTACCTACATTAGACAATCATGGGGTAACAAAGGAACTCCTGTAACGGTCGAACAGGTCAAAGCTGCTAGAGAAGAATATAAAGGTCGAACAGCTCCTTTGAGTGAAGCAGATGTTAATGCTATTCCTGATGAGGATATAAAGCCTTAA